Proteins encoded by one window of Ignavibacteriota bacterium:
- a CDS encoding RNA polymerase sigma factor: MTSNKKILFVCTLFCFFEHLLIVESFKRLNKLKNDKEIFTELYKQNKDRIWRYCLFMTRNYNEAKELLSETLYQAFVSFSSLKKKEAFLSFIFTICSRAYYKSKRKPVEFADDFDFEKLGGQVLSAETMLDINFLRQAMSELNDDYKETLILFEIEGFSRKEISKILNISEDTVKSRLSRARKKLAELMGVGDEARIG, encoded by the coding sequence ATTACATCGAATAAAAAAATATTATTCGTCTGCACCCTTTTCTGTTTTTTTGAACACTTACTTATTGTTGAATCTTTTAAACGGTTAAATAAACTGAAAAACGATAAAGAAATATTTACTGAACTTTATAAGCAGAACAAGGATAGGATCTGGAGATACTGCCTGTTTATGACACGTAATTACAATGAAGCAAAGGAGCTTCTGAGCGAAACTCTTTATCAGGCATTCGTATCATTTAGTAGTTTGAAAAAAAAGGAAGCATTTTTATCATTCATTTTCACAATTTGCTCAAGAGCATATTATAAAAGCAAGAGAAAGCCGGTTGAATTTGCTGATGATTTCGATTTTGAGAAATTAGGAGGACAAGTTCTTTCTGCTGAAACGATGCTGGATATAAATTTTTTAAGGCAGGCAATGAGCGAGCTTAATGATGATTACAAAGAAACTTTGATTTTGTTTGAAATCGAAGGATTTTCAAGAAAGGAAATCAGCAAAATACTTAATATTTCAGAAGACACTGTCAAATCAAGACTTTCGCGAGCGAGAAAAAAATTAGCAGAACTAATGGGAGTAGGTGATGAAGCAAGAATTGGATAA
- a CDS encoding class I SAM-dependent methyltransferase, whose translation MEIEKFYNEILFEQLFKFIKGNKRIDYAMDTILRYSDEEPLNIIDLGCGIGDTTWKISNLFPNSSVTGIDISQDSIKLANILFGSKNLHFEQGNIYEFDTKKSFDLITLIDFYEHIELDKRSIVNELLNSILNENGKIILTYPSPYLLKKLYDEKSILLQPVDELIWINDLNKLSIATKTELIYYSYVSVWEKNDYVHAVLSKCGINKEINETINPRFFTFGSKEYRINLIMDRIKDLIEYKEIRLKILNSIKDSNFNSMFIHLRPRVYDLISSLKPDTEKINIEFFNILNNGFSDIDILKVANLLEKNDNKLGFFLLLAFVNQQFPNSILFQNVLNQYSKIWN comes from the coding sequence TTGGAAATCGAAAAGTTTTATAATGAAATTTTATTCGAGCAATTATTTAAATTTATTAAGGGTAATAAACGAATTGATTATGCAATGGATACAATTCTTAGATATTCTGATGAAGAACCATTGAATATTATTGATTTAGGATGTGGTATAGGAGATACAACTTGGAAAATCTCTAATCTGTTTCCAAATTCATCAGTTACCGGTATAGATATCAGTCAAGATTCAATTAAATTAGCCAATATTTTATTTGGGAGTAAGAACCTCCATTTTGAGCAAGGCAATATCTATGAGTTTGATACAAAAAAAAGTTTTGATTTGATTACACTTATAGATTTTTATGAACATATTGAATTGGATAAAAGAAGTATCGTAAATGAACTATTAAATTCGATATTAAATGAGAATGGAAAAATAATTCTAACTTATCCATCACCATATTTATTAAAAAAATTATATGATGAAAAAAGTATTTTGCTTCAACCTGTTGATGAGTTAATTTGGATAAATGATTTAAATAAATTATCAATAGCTACTAAGACTGAATTAATATATTATTCTTATGTGAGTGTTTGGGAAAAAAACGATTATGTCCACGCAGTCTTATCGAAGTGCGGTATTAATAAAGAAATTAATGAAACAATAAATCCAAGGTTCTTTACTTTTGGCTCAAAAGAATATAGAATTAACCTGATAATGGACAGAATTAAAGATTTGATTGAATATAAGGAGATTAGATTGAAAATTCTAAATAGCATAAAAGATTCAAATTTTAATTCAATGTTCATACATCTTCGACCAAGAGTTTATGATTTAATTTCAAGTCTAAAACCAGATACAGAAAAAATAAATATTGAATTTTTTAACATTTTGAATAATGGTTTCAGCGATATAGATATTTTAAAGGTTGCTAATCTCTTAGAAAAAAATGATAATAAATTAGGATTCTTTTTATTACTTGCTTTTGTAAATCAACAATTCCCAAATTCTATATTATTTCAAAATGTTCTTAATCAATATTCAAAAATATGGAATTAG
- a CDS encoding T9SS type A sorting domain-containing protein has product MKQELDKYFHSAKKLENLNEPFEPLEFDNLLNSATTTKRNFKFRIAGGIIMILFTLLLIYLNFDSPLIENSEESQNQVAGSENVIKLNEDLQNETALEQAVRNDVAYNSIEEDDNPLKINPDRKEPREELIRGVTIGTSGKDIDFMLPATVQSDSTGEAIPGFLTLQLTKEELAELGIIYEDNQISYLIEHLHTLHPIPIRNNDSYRNDPDNKKVAEQEYPVNGDTILVKTLHKIDLNYSVDLNLMNKKSYFQRSYRELPRIDTINGKVRRNLRRVVLNSDNFNELINNTDSSSSNNKYPDYFEYLDLWEKRFLQGYKMEVIKYGGWQKSDFSKISPIVAAFKYSGTPHSYVYQPFNSAMRLYYLKGFDYSKLIPLEITFNDKSIEKLILWYYPSPEFINSLPERYRKILVSEISIINKLSNGEIDINSACEMSSEETFFDICRFKSGGLSIRGIYPNPTYDANVTLDFSLDEMRDIEINIYDLQGSFIGLISKPQRMERGNQSMKLNLGKLNTGIYIIGIKSNMNEFVSQRIVIN; this is encoded by the coding sequence ATGAAGCAAGAATTGGATAAATATTTTCATTCAGCTAAAAAGTTGGAAAATCTGAATGAACCTTTTGAGCCGCTGGAATTTGATAATTTATTAAATAGTGCAACAACAACAAAAAGAAATTTTAAATTTAGAATTGCTGGAGGTATTATTATGATTTTATTTACTTTACTATTGATATACCTGAATTTTGACTCTCCGCTGATTGAAAACTCAGAGGAATCTCAGAATCAGGTTGCCGGATCCGAAAATGTCATAAAGCTTAACGAAGATTTACAAAATGAAACTGCTCTCGAACAAGCTGTTAGAAATGATGTAGCTTATAATTCTATCGAAGAAGATGATAATCCGTTAAAAATAAATCCGGATAGAAAAGAACCACGTGAAGAGTTGATTCGGGGAGTTACTATTGGTACAAGTGGTAAGGATATTGATTTTATGCTGCCCGCAACCGTACAATCAGACAGTACCGGTGAAGCAATTCCGGGATTCCTCACTCTTCAGCTAACAAAAGAGGAACTTGCTGAGCTTGGAATTATTTATGAAGATAATCAAATTTCTTATCTAATTGAGCATTTACATACCTTGCACCCTATTCCAATTCGGAATAATGATTCTTACAGAAACGACCCGGATAATAAAAAAGTTGCAGAGCAAGAATACCCTGTAAACGGTGATACAATTTTAGTTAAAACATTGCACAAAATAGATTTAAATTATTCTGTGGATTTGAACTTGATGAATAAAAAATCTTATTTTCAGCGTTCTTACAGAGAATTGCCGAGAATAGATACAATTAACGGAAAAGTCAGACGAAATCTCAGAAGAGTAGTATTAAATTCTGATAACTTCAATGAATTAATTAACAATACCGACAGTAGTAGTAGCAATAATAAATATCCAGACTATTTTGAGTATCTTGATTTGTGGGAAAAGAGATTTTTGCAGGGCTACAAAATGGAAGTTATTAAATACGGTGGCTGGCAAAAATCTGATTTCAGCAAAATATCGCCAATAGTAGCTGCCTTCAAATATAGCGGAACGCCTCACAGTTATGTATATCAGCCGTTTAATTCTGCTATGAGATTGTACTATCTTAAAGGATTTGACTATTCTAAGCTGATTCCTTTGGAAATTACATTTAATGATAAAAGCATAGAAAAATTAATTCTTTGGTACTATCCTTCGCCGGAATTTATTAATTCTTTGCCCGAGAGATACAGAAAAATATTAGTAAGTGAAATCAGTATCATTAACAAACTTTCCAATGGCGAAATAGACATCAATTCTGCCTGCGAAATGTCGTCTGAAGAAACCTTTTTCGATATTTGCAGATTCAAAAGCGGTGGATTGTCAATTCGAGGCATTTACCCAAATCCTACTTATGATGCAAATGTTACTCTTGATTTTTCACTCGATGAAATGAGAGATATTGAAATAAATATTTACGATTTGCAGGGCAGCTTTATAGGACTTATCAGTAAACCGCAAAGAATGGAAAGAGGAAATCAATCAATGAAGCTAAATCTGGGCAAACTTAATACCGGAATTTATATCATCGGAATTAAATCAAATATGAATGAGTTTGTTTCACAACGAATCGTAATCAATTAG